The following proteins are encoded in a genomic region of Debaryomyces hansenii CBS767 chromosome G complete sequence:
- a CDS encoding DEHA2G13200p (highly similar to uniprot|Q03940 Saccharomyces cerevisiae YDR190c RVB1 RUVB-like protein) — MVQINEVKDTQTRESRTAAHTHIKGLGLDEHGIAKRVEGGFVGQSDAREACGIIVDLIKSKRMSGKAILLAGAPGTGKTALALAISQELGPKVPFCPIVGSELFSAEIKKTAALMENFRRAIGLRIKETKEVYEGEVIELTPEEAENPLGGYGKTISHVIVGLKTAKGTKSLRLDPSIYESIQKERVSVGDVIYIEANTGSVKRVGRSDAYATEFDLEAEEYVPLPKGEVHKKKEIVQDVTLHDLDVANARPQGGQDVLSMMGQLLKPRKTEITDKLRSEVNKVVSKYIDQGVAELIPGVLFIDEVNMLDIECFTYLNRALESSIAPIVVLASNRGMTTIRGTDDDKKSPHGCPADLIDRLLIVRTLPYNQEEIKIIISKRATLENLIVTPDALDKLSLHGINNSLRYALQLLAPAGVLSKTAGRNEITSEDIEECEILFLDSRRSIKILEETKGYL, encoded by the coding sequence ATGGTTCAGATTAATGAAGTAAAAGATACTCAAACTAGAGAAAGTAGAACCGCTGCTCATACCCATATTAAAGGACTTGGATTAGATGAGCATGGGATAGCTAAGAGAGTTGAAGGTGGATTCGTTGGTCAATCAGATGCAAGAGAAGCGTGTGGAATTATTGTGGACTTGATTAAATCCAAGAGAATGTCTGGTAAGGCTATTTTATTGGCAGGTGCTCCAGGGACTGGTAAAACTGCCTTAGCACTTGCGATTTCCCAAGAATTAGGGCCAAAGGTGCCCTTCTGTCCAATTGTCGGATCTGAATTATTTTCGGCTGAAATCAAGAAGACAGCAGCATTGATGGAAAATTTCAGAAGAGCCATTGGATTAAGAATCAAGGAAACTAAGGAAGTTTACGAAGGTGAAGTGATTGAATTAACTCCTGAAGAAGCAGAAAATCCATTGGGTGGTTATGGTAAAACAATCAGTCATGTTATAGTTGGTTTGAAGACCGCTAAAGGTACTAAGAGTTTGAGATTGGATCCAAGTATTTATGAAAGTATTCAAAAGGAAAGAGTTTCAGTAGGTGACGTTATCTATATTGAGGCAAACACTGGTTCTGTCAAAAGAGTTGGGAGATCAGATGCTTATGCTACTGAATTCGACTTGGAGGCTGAAGAATATGTTCCATTACCAAAGGGAGAAGTTcataaaaagaaagaaattgttcaagATGTAACATTACACGATTTAGATGTCGCCAATGCAAGACCTCAAGGTGGTCAAGATGTCTTATCAATGATGGGACAATTGTTAAAACCAAGAAAAACAGAAATAACAGATAAGTTAAGATCCGAAGTAAATAAAGTTGTTtctaaatatattgatCAAGGTGTTGCCGAATTGATTCCAGGTGTTTTATTCATTGATGAAGTAAATATGTTAGATATTGAATGCTTTACTTATTTGAACAGAGCATTGGAAAGTTCTATCGCCCCAATAGTTGTCTTGGCATCAAATCGTGGTATGACTACTATTAGAGGTACAGATGATGACAAAAAATCGCCTCATGGGTGTCCAGCAGATTTAATTGATCGTTTGTTAATAGTCAGAACCTTACCATACaaccaagaagaaatcaaaattattatcagcAAGAGAGCAACTTTAGAAAACTTAATTGTTACTCCTGATGCATTAGACAAATTGTCTTTGCATGgtattaataattcgttACGTTATGCATTACAGTTATTAGCACCAGCGGGTGTATTATCTAAAACTGCTGGTCGTAATGAGATTACTAGTGAAGATATCGAAGAATGTGAGATTTTATTCTTGGATTCTCGTCgttcaataaaaatattggaagaaaCTAAAGGTTACCTTTAA
- a CDS encoding DEHA2G13222p (highly similar to uniprot|Q06543 Saccharomyces cerevisiae YLR243w protein required for cell viability): MSRVGVLALGPAGVGKSTFCNSIITHMQSIGRRAHIVNLDPAAEPSEYEFTIDIRDLISLQDVMEEMDLGPNGALIYCFEFLMNNLDWLDEEIGDFNDEYLIFDCPGQIELYTHIPVLPTIVRHLQTSLNFNLCATYLLEAPFVIDRSKFFSGALSAMSAMILLELPHINILSKIDLIKNEVSKKELKKFLNPDPLLLNASSDNESNPKFAKLNKAIANLVDDFGMVQFLPLDCNKDSDSVATILSYIDDVTQWSESQEPKEPVEEIEEEVDFE; encoded by the coding sequence ATGTCAAGAGTTGGAGTATTAGCATTGGGACCTGCAGGTGTGGGAAAGTCCACTTTCTGTAATTCTATTATCACACATATGCAATCCATAGGTCGTAGAGCACATATTGTTAATTTGGATCCAGCAGCTGAGCCATcagaatatgaatttacTATTGACATAAGagatttaatttctttacaAGACGTGATGGAAGAAATGGATTTAGGGCCAAATGGAGCGTTGATTTACTGCTTTGAGTTTttgatgaataatttagattGGTtggatgaagaaattggagATTTTAACGACGAATActtaatttttgattgtCCTGgacaaattgaattatatacaCATATACCTGTGTTGCCGACTATAGTAAGACACTTGCAAACACTGCTTAATTTTAACTTATGTGCTACGTATTTACTAGAAGCTCCGTTTGTCATAGATAgatcaaaatttttttcagGTGCGTTAAGTGCTATGTCAGCCATGATTTTGCTTGAATTACCACATATCAACATATTGTCGAAGATTGATTTGATCAAAAATGAAGTCTCCAAgaaggaattgaaaaagttcTTAAACCCTGATCCTTTATTGCTAAATGCTAGTCTGGACAATGAGTCAAACCcaaaatttgcaaaattgaacaaagCTATTGCTAATCTAGTTGATGACTTTGGTATGGTTCAATTCTTACCTTTAGATTGTAACAAAGATAGTGATTCTGTGGCGACTATTTTGAGCTACATAGATGATGTTACCCAGTGGTCAGAAAGTCAGGAACCTAAAGAACCGGTAGAAgaaatcgaagaagaagttgacTTTGAATAG
- a CDS encoding DEHA2G13244p (weakly similar to uniprot|Q03455 Saccharomyces cerevisiae YDR205w MSC2 member of he cation diffusion facilitator family) has translation MSHQKTHSRSRGYGSQSIYGHSEGIELNQGYAEPFGAGVEVKSEGIKNPFVKMEALNVQVGDGEAKRGILISMVGTLPVLVALPCMFLSGGLSYGHGTYDMGTSVSVVSISVMLAGVFMLVTHMLVRGNIISLTSEARGRDGVSTGEFVGAIAMVYVATHLLSVSRLAVLYLGLYVSPFNLYTAIVLVWDVYWSSSTENMVSTVVGYVVVVVSFKILYKKTVLSSLTAALANIDVRVAGGAATAGVVTLAVTGFENISPMMIGVNVCASLVCLISLQDCDLKASRFNPFIIGLVSFSLEYIVLSTDFSMTQLLLGVVVPFIIKADRSINITHSSQYAGINEASETRSNGSILTELLSHSDTRAIFNFLLLNSTFMFIQLLYSFRSKSLGLLSDSLHMALDCTSLALGLIAGILSKNAINPNGKFPFGLKNFEILAGFTNGTLLIGISGSIIFEAFGRLWNPVVLQKTNELIIVSFLGLLVNLVGIFAFNHGHDHSHGHSHGHSHEHGHSHSHDHSHDYADNGDSSGKAAMNDNMKGIFLHILADTLGSVGVVISTILTKFFSWDGFDPVASIIIAVLIFLSAIPLIKSTASSLLLKLKSDKEMKIRSVLNDIVQVKGIKSFTTPRFWPSSDNSDIFGYIHVQIYRGENSSYIKKQCEKIFQAESIDVMIQVENDFDTCWCRSDSAIMTI, from the coding sequence ATGTCGCATCAAAAGACCCATTCACGATCGCGGGGATATGGATCGCAATCGATATATGGTCATAGCGAGGGAATTGAGTTGAATCAGGGGTATGCAGAGCCGTTTGGAGCAGGAGTCGAGGTGAAGAGCGAGGGAATCAAAAACCCATTTGTGAAGATGGAGGCGCTAAATGTGCAGGTTGGAGACGGCGAGGCGAAGAGAGGTATATTGATACTGATGGTAGGGACGTTGCCGGTGCTTGTGGCGTTACCATGTATGTTCTTGTCGGGGGGTTTGTCGTATGGACACGGTACGTATGATATGGGGACTAGTGTGTCCGTTGTGTCGATTCTGGTTATGCTAGCGGGGGTGTTTATGTTGGTGACGCATATGCTTGTACGGGGCAATATTATTTCGTTGACTTCAGAGGCCAGAGGCCGCGATGGGGTGTCTACGGGAGAGTTTGTGGGTGCGATTGCCATGGTATATGTAGCGACGCACTTGCTTTCCGTGAGTCGCCTCGCGGTGCTATATCTAGGGTTGTATGTCAGTCCGTTCAACTTGTATACGGCAATAGTGCTTGTGTGGGACGTGTATTGGAGTTCAAGCACGGAGAATATGGTGAGCACGGTGGTAGGATACGTCGTGGTGGTGGTTTCGTTCAAAATATTGTATAAGAAGACGGTATTATCGTCACTCACGGCAGCATTAGCGAACATCGATGTGCGAGTGGCGGGAGGTGCGGCTACTGCGGGCGTGGTTACGTTGGCGGTCACTGGATTCGAAAATATCTCGCCCATGATGATCGGTGTCAATGTGTGTGCATCCCTTGTGTGCTTGATTTCGTTGCAGGATTGTGATTTGAAAGCGTCGCGTTTCAATCCATTTATAATCGGTTTGGTATCGTTCAGCCTTGAGTATATTGTGCTCTCTACTGATTTCAGCATGACACAGTTACTTTTAGGCGTTGTTGTGcccttcattattaaagcaGACAGATCTATCAATATTACTCACTCAAGCCAGTATGCTGGTATAAATGAAGCTTCTGAAACAAGGAGCAATGGGTCGATTTTAACGGAATTATTGAGCCATTCGGATACAAGAgcaattttcaatttccttttgCTTAATTCTACATTCATGTTTATTCAGTTGCTTTATTCTTTTAGATCCAAATCACTAGGGTTATTGTCGGACTCTTTGCATATGGCTCTAGACTGCACATCGTTAGCATTAGGTTTAATAGCAGGTATATTACTGAAAAATGCTATAAATCCAAATGGGAAATTTCCATTtggattgaaaaatttcgaAATCTTGGCTGGTTTTACAAATGGAACATTATTAATTGGAATATCGGGTAGTATCATCTTTGAGGCCTTCGGAAGATTGTGGAATCCGGTTGTTTTACAAAAGACCaatgaattgattattGTTTCCTTTTTAGGGCTTCTCGTGAATTTGGTAGGGATCTTTGCCTTTAACCACGGTCACGATCATAGTCATGGCCATTCACATGGACACAGTCATGAACATGGACATAGTCACAGTCATGATCATAGTCATGATTACGCAGATAATGGTGACCTGTCAGGGAAGGCTGCTATGAATGATAACATGAAGGGTATTTTCCTCCATATCTTAGCTGATACTTTGGGATCTGTTGGAGTTGTAATCTCAACGATATTAACGAAGTTCTTCAGCTGGGATGGTTTTGATCCAGTTGCATCAATCATCATTGCCgtattaattttcttgtCAGCTATCCCATTGATTAAATCGACTGCGCTGTCGCTCCTACTCAAATTGAAATCGGacaaagaaatgaaaatcaGGTCAGTGCTCAATGATATTGTACAAGTAAAGGGTATCAAATCGTTTACTACTCCGAGATTCTGGCCATCTAGTGACAATTCTGATATCTTCGGATATATCCACGTTCAAATTTATAGAGGTGAAAATTCATCGTATATAAAAAAGCAATGTGAGAAAATTTTCCAAGCCGAAAGCATTGATGTCATGATCCAAGTTGAAAACGACTTTGATACTTGCTGGTGTCGCTCCGATAGTGCTATTATGACTATATAA
- a CDS encoding DEHA2G13266p (similar to CA0251|IPF9146 Candida albicans IPF9146): MAELYFLRHGQRIDHVINKEDKGIEAIFKDYKEYDPSLASSAIEQLETVGKEILGQTQVFDDTESGSVRKNVFIHFSPYLRCCQTADLLVSDLKARFEEKYPNYKVRFQLLGDFALSEWVHERMKNKPPFTDSNDAYHMYTPNIKLLKNRSCVSNFRPTNTLGPYNGPNLSYKDYQANCKEYFSKLVATYNRQVHLKNQDIIIVISHGYAINNFLSYFINHPIFDEIPEASLNFARRVLVNEDHEIQDPLDLDQYKWKLFKDSLNILEKEDIDSTLNLETDIVYYKTNFFKKDDFDESNNLKLPTVPAQDQPRASFRMSTTGSTKDPNRPEVIRNYNPICSAAKDWSPQMAKQFAVKSAFKLKRMNDDSFKKTFNLQHHPSKPISPEVSPNSEPTRNNSVIDLTKLVDNEDINKPMRLKYSTTSEIPIHRLNSKINSQVNLAQYQRDNASSNDNSTTDLPRFLSSLQNKPRKRSTSNPILATVAHNAKDSYFPSTVIGKASHRQSNDSLASIDSGSPVDDYGSCSDLDIIEEHNVRPIQGPQQPENPLLSRSKSLNYKRTISDKGSTSLLAKYKQHQLNNESDDSDSQKAFALPYSLNRNNQYQKATSTPPQRRTPPSPVANNSPKTRNSIRFIPSVFNSDGMNGPVNGTSTPTGFSVSNSKDASKKPMFYHLNSDDGSNSDSGDSSSDIDDYNGDGDEDDKMDVDKEKQKSKKKKDQYIWFGQNRR; encoded by the coding sequence ATGGcagaattatatttcttacGACACGGCCAGAGGATAGATCATGTAATCAATAAGGAGGATAAGGGGATAGAGGCGATATTCAAGGATTACAAGGAGTACGATCCGTCATTGGCGAGTAGCGCCATCGAGCAGCTTGAGACTGTGGGAAAGGAGATTTTGGGACAAACACAGGTATTTGATGATACAGAAAGCGGGAGTGTCAGAAAAAATGTGTTTATCCACTTTTCGCCGTACTTGCGGTGTTGCCAGACGGCTGATTTGTTGGTGAGTGATCTCAAGGCGAGATTTGAAGAGAAATACCCAAATTACAAGGTGAGGTTTCAGCTTTTGGGGGATTTTGCGTTGTCTGAGTGGGTGCATGAGAGGATGAAGAATAAGCCTCCGTTTACCGATTCGAACGATGCGTACCATATGTATACACCTAACATCAAGTTGTTGAAGAATCGGTCATGTGTGTCTAACTTCCGTCCGACTAATACGTTGGGTCCATATAATGGGCCGAATCTAAGCTATAAGGATTACCAGGCAAACTGTAAGGAATATTTTCTGAAGTTGGTAGCCACGTATAACAGACAGGTGCATCTTAAAAACCAGGATATAATTATTGTCATATCGCATGGATATGCCATAAATAATTTCCTCTCGTACTTTATAAACCATCCTATATTTGACGAAATACCCGAGGCATCCTTAAACTTTGCAAGAAGGGTCCTTGTGAATGAAGATCATGAGATTCAAGATCCTCTTGATCTAGACCAATATAAATGGAAATTGTTTAAAGATTccttgaatattttagaGAAGGAAGATATCGATAGTACTCTTAATTTAGAGACCGATATAGTATATTACAAGaccaatttcttcaaaaaggatgattttgatgaatctaataatttgaaactTCCTACTGTTCCTGCGCAAGACCAACCACGAGCGTCCTTCAGGATGTCTACCACTGGCTCAACGAAAGATCCTAATAGACCCGAAGTGATCAGAAACTACAATCCTATTTGTTCGGCGGCAAAGGATTGGTCTCCACAAATGGCCAAACAATTCGCAGTTAAATCAGCCTTCAAATTGAAGAGAATGAATGACGACTCATTTAAGAAGACCTTCAACCTTCAACATCACCCATCGAAACCAATTTCTCCCGAAGTTTCACCAAATTCTGAGCCAACGAGGAATAATTCGGTTATTGATTTGACCAAATTGGTTGATAACGAAGATATTAACAAACCCATGagattgaaatattcaacgACGTCCGAAATTCCTATTCATCGTTTGAACTCGAAAATTAATTCACAAGTTAATTTAGCTCAATATCAAAGAGATAATGCATCGTCGAATGATAATTCGACAACTGATTTGCCGAGATTCCTTTCATCTCTTCAGAACAAACCAAGAAAGAGATCTACTTCGAATCCTATTTTGGCAACGGTGGCTCATAATGCAAAGGATTCGTATTTCCCACTGACTGTTATTGGGAAGGCCAGCCATAGACAGAGCAATGATCTGTTGGCATCGATAGATTCTGGATCCCCAGTTGATGATTATGGCTCATGCAGCGATCTTGATATAATCGAAGAACACAACGTGAGACCAATTCAAGGCCCTCAACAACCTGAAAATCCATTGTTGAGTAGATCTAAATCCTTGAACTACAAACGTACTATAAGTGATAAAGGAAGCACATCTCTATTAGCTAAATATAAGCAACATCAGCTTAACAACGAAAGTGATGATAGTGATAGTCAGAAAGCATTCGCATTGCCTTACAGCTTGAACAGGAACAATCAATACCAGAAAGCAACTTCTACACCTCCCCAACGGAGAACTCCTCCATCGCCCGTGGCAAACAACAGTCCAAAAACTAGAAATTCGATTAGGTTTATACCTTCTGTATTTAACAGTGATGGAATGAACGGTCCTGTTAATGGTACGTCTACCCCAACAGGCTTTAGCGTTTCGAATTCGAAGGATGCGTCTAAGAAACCAATGTTCTACCACCTTAACTCTGATGATGGTTCTAATAGTGATTCTGGCGATTCTTCgtctgatattgatgattacAATGGTGATggtgatgaagatgataaaatgGATGTggataaagaaaaacaaaaatcaaagaagaagaaagacCAGTATATTTGGTTTGGTCAAAATAGAAGATAA